The following are from one region of the Ktedonobacteraceae bacterium genome:
- the murJ gene encoding murein biosynthesis integral membrane protein MurJ, producing MANEGQQPPVPPQGPPEQQTYYGWQYDGEEPGQIAGQPPVPPAPAPPPYPPQQYSPAYVPPNQAVPRQPGPPMDRGGPLPQPLPPPNQGPVPYPSPQQNRGGVPKPLPPQYQQPLQDMGTSLGYGQGMEYQYFNAPQPSQPMRQLRQARLQQLREERMRNNQRRMRPDITTLLQRKVSKPPFNGASPSPVLPSQMSPAMPLPPSEVSPSLIRPPAPPPGLQRSPSGPPIEMQDQGQPAAAPAQDTGMIQKVRIGRASMILQTSFIASRILGLLRSSLFAYIFGTTIISDAFLQAFLVPDLIFNIVAGGALSSAFIPVFTHYMIGERDEKSAWHIANSALNLALAIMMGLALIAIIFAPWLVPIYNPGVPPQELSLIISLTRIMLLQSIILGGGVILNSVLNAQQNFMLPAIGTVLYNVGLITGLLPGFVMALHGQRGGAASDTAIYFATWGVVLGAILQVAVQVPGTIKVGMHYRFTFDWRHPGVIQVGRQMVPRIINAAMLYFSTFVDRSLILIMAAGITVGMTASQASNATQGSITQYYQALQLVLLPLGIFGMAVSTAAFPTLAENVTRGRLDRVRTIITDTLRSILFLSIPSSVGLIVLALPIIQVLLEHGAYSLDDAIHTSFPLVFFAIGLTALSAVEILTRSFYALRDSKTPVIISIGQFIFKIALSLILINIAVYGAQWGLGALALSTSIAGTLEAFVLLWVLQERIGGLQLRALANFAARVFFASAIMGIAVLLLRFVLDLILPTGSLPVLGTESQQSLGVIGTGFAIIKLLIELAAGLFIYIRATRYLGIEEFWNQGPVKRLLDRFKLSWL from the coding sequence GTGGCAAACGAAGGACAACAACCGCCGGTGCCGCCACAGGGGCCACCGGAACAGCAAACCTATTATGGCTGGCAGTATGATGGGGAGGAACCAGGGCAAATCGCGGGGCAACCACCGGTTCCACCAGCTCCCGCGCCACCACCCTATCCACCACAGCAATATTCTCCTGCCTATGTACCGCCAAATCAGGCAGTTCCGCGCCAACCAGGACCACCTATGGACCGGGGAGGGCCGCTGCCTCAACCTTTGCCGCCCCCAAATCAGGGGCCTGTTCCCTACCCATCACCCCAACAGAATAGGGGAGGCGTCCCTAAACCTCTACCACCGCAGTACCAGCAACCGCTGCAGGATATGGGAACCTCGCTTGGCTATGGTCAGGGGATGGAGTACCAATACTTCAATGCGCCCCAGCCATCTCAACCCATGCGGCAATTAAGACAGGCCCGCCTGCAACAATTACGCGAAGAACGTATGCGCAATAACCAACGCCGCATGCGGCCAGATATCACTACCCTGCTACAGCGTAAGGTGTCTAAGCCACCTTTCAATGGCGCGTCCCCTTCGCCTGTTCTGCCATCGCAGATGTCACCGGCGATGCCGCTACCGCCATCAGAGGTATCGCCATCGCTTATACGCCCGCCTGCGCCTCCGCCGGGATTACAACGCAGCCCTTCAGGGCCTCCCATTGAGATGCAGGATCAGGGACAACCTGCCGCGGCCCCGGCCCAGGATACGGGCATGATACAAAAAGTGCGTATTGGTAGAGCATCGATGATCTTGCAAACTTCATTCATCGCCAGTCGCATTCTCGGCCTTCTGCGCTCGTCCCTATTCGCCTATATATTTGGCACAACGATCATTTCGGATGCCTTTTTACAGGCATTTCTGGTGCCCGACCTGATTTTCAATATCGTTGCCGGAGGAGCGCTCAGTTCTGCTTTTATTCCCGTCTTCACGCACTATATGATAGGCGAACGAGACGAGAAATCGGCCTGGCATATTGCCAACTCGGCCCTTAATCTCGCGCTTGCCATCATGATGGGGCTGGCACTGATCGCCATTATCTTCGCGCCCTGGCTTGTGCCTATCTATAACCCGGGTGTGCCCCCTCAAGAACTCAGTCTTATCATCTCGCTCACCCGCATCATGTTGTTGCAATCGATTATCCTTGGTGGGGGTGTCATTCTCAATTCGGTATTAAATGCGCAACAGAACTTCATGCTGCCTGCGATTGGAACGGTTCTCTACAATGTTGGCCTCATTACAGGACTTTTGCCTGGATTCGTGATGGCACTGCACGGCCAGCGAGGTGGGGCAGCTTCAGATACTGCCATTTATTTTGCCACGTGGGGAGTCGTGCTAGGGGCGATATTGCAAGTCGCCGTACAGGTACCGGGCACCATTAAAGTCGGTATGCATTACCGGTTTACTTTCGACTGGCGGCACCCGGGTGTTATTCAGGTGGGTCGCCAGATGGTACCCCGCATCATCAACGCGGCCATGCTCTACTTCTCAACCTTCGTTGACCGCAGCCTTATCTTGATCATGGCGGCAGGCATTACCGTCGGTATGACAGCATCCCAGGCTTCAAACGCAACTCAAGGCTCCATTACGCAGTACTACCAGGCACTCCAACTTGTGCTATTACCGCTGGGCATCTTTGGTATGGCGGTCTCCACGGCAGCCTTCCCCACCCTGGCGGAAAATGTCACACGCGGGCGATTGGATCGAGTGCGCACCATTATTACCGACACGCTGCGCAGTATTCTATTCCTGTCGATACCCTCCAGCGTGGGGCTCATTGTCCTGGCATTGCCCATCATTCAGGTGCTGCTTGAACACGGGGCTTACAGCCTTGATGATGCCATCCATACCTCCTTCCCACTGGTATTTTTTGCCATAGGACTGACGGCACTTTCAGCAGTAGAGATACTGACACGCTCATTTTATGCTTTACGTGACAGCAAGACGCCGGTGATTATCAGTATAGGGCAGTTCATTTTCAAAATCGCGCTCAGCCTGATATTGATCAATATCGCGGTCTACGGCGCTCAATGGGGCCTGGGAGCGCTGGCCCTTTCGACCTCTATTGCGGGAACGCTGGAGGCTTTCGTTCTCCTGTGGGTACTTCAGGAAAGAATCGGCGGCCTGCAACTGCGCGCGCTTGCCAATTTTGCCGCGCGCGTTTTCTTTGCCTCGGCCATCATGGGGATCGCGGTTCTGCTGCTCCGCTTCGTGCTTGATTTGATTTTGCCGACAGGCAGCTTGCCGGTGCTGGGGACAGAGAGCCAGCAATCGCTGGGAGTCATTGGTACCGGTTTCGCCATTATCAAGCTCCTGATCGAGCTGGCAGCCGGCCTCTTCATCTATATTCGCGCCACGCGTTATCTTGGCATCGAAGAATTCTGGAATCAAGGGCCGGTGAAGCGCCTGCTGGATCGCTTCAAGTTGTCGTGGCTGTAA
- a CDS encoding energy-coupling factor transporter ATPase: protein MNTPALIDIQSITYTYPVHAQKRNTPSIPALQNVSLQVQKGAYLAILGHNGSGKSTLARHCNALLTPDTGRVLVAGIDTRDTEKQRAIRDMVGMIFQNPDNQIIATVVEDDVAWALAIRGLPATLITERVEEVMEAVGISHLRGKPPHRLSGGQRQRLAIAGVLALRPQCIIADEITAQLDPLSRQEIVALLHKLHSEYGLTIIHVTHLLEEVVQAQRIIIMEQGKIVMEGTPGDIFADLDRLRQLKLLIPEPVELAARLRNAGLPISQAALTVEDIAREIAR, encoded by the coding sequence GTGAATACACCTGCATTAATTGATATACAATCCATTACCTATACCTACCCGGTTCACGCTCAGAAGCGCAATACACCATCCATTCCGGCGCTGCAAAACGTGAGCCTGCAAGTTCAAAAGGGAGCATACCTGGCAATCCTGGGTCACAACGGCAGCGGCAAATCAACCCTGGCCCGTCACTGTAACGCCTTGCTCACGCCTGATACTGGTCGCGTCCTGGTAGCGGGCATAGACACACGAGACACGGAAAAGCAGCGCGCTATCCGAGACATGGTTGGTATGATCTTTCAGAATCCCGATAATCAGATCATAGCCACGGTCGTCGAGGATGATGTTGCCTGGGCGCTGGCTATACGTGGACTACCAGCCACTCTGATTACTGAGCGTGTCGAGGAGGTAATGGAGGCTGTAGGCATCTCACACCTGCGGGGCAAACCACCACATCGGCTTTCCGGCGGCCAGAGGCAGCGCCTGGCCATTGCCGGAGTGCTGGCATTGCGGCCACAGTGCATCATTGCCGATGAAATCACAGCTCAACTTGACCCATTGTCACGACAGGAAATCGTGGCACTTCTCCACAAGCTGCATAGTGAATATGGACTCACGATCATCCATGTTACACACCTGCTCGAGGAAGTTGTCCAGGCGCAGCGCATCATCATTATGGAGCAGGGTAAGATCGTGATGGAAGGCACACCAGGCGACATCTTCGCAGACCTGGACAGGCTGCGACAACTGAAATTACTTATACCTGAACCTGTCGAGCTGGCCGCCCGCCTGAGAAATGCCGGTCTGCCAATCTCGCAAGCAGCGCTCACAGTAGAAGATATAGCCCGGGAGATCGCGCGTTGA
- the ggt gene encoding gamma-glutamyltransferase, producing MLSDQPVFASRGMVACANYLATQAGLQILTQGGNAIDAAIAANAAMTVVYPSTCSVGGDVFMLIWHAKTQRLYALNGSGRAPQGMTPELFASKGMKQIPERGPLSINVPGAVDGWFEAIERFGTLAPETIFAPAIAYAEEGMPVTSKLSGWIRSSVPLLKRWEGSAAIFLPDNRPPRAGEILRQPQLARTYRMIAKEGRDAFYRGPIARSITDYLQRSGGVLRMEDMQEHHSDWVEAISTNYRGYDVYEFPPNSQGIAALEMLNIIEGYDLQALGYQSAEYIHVLLEAKKLAFADRDRYVSDPDFVEVPVERLLSKEYAEQQRRRINSQKAAHNVAAGLEKEGDTMYLCTADNEGNVVSLIQSLFNRFGSGIVGGDTGVLLHNRGAYFSLDPRHVNYLQPGKRTMHTLTPAMVLRNGVPYMALGSMGGDAQPQIHVQLLSAMIDFGKNVQQAIAAPRWRSGVMPIGTTRAQQDLIHFQRGVDGYDQRSVTEVVMLENRFPRDVPFLLDILGHRTIVEGAWEDDMGHAQAIRIDPVTHVFEGGADPRCDGLALGW from the coding sequence ATGCTCTCCGACCAGCCTGTCTTCGCTTCTCGTGGTATGGTGGCCTGCGCGAACTATCTCGCGACCCAGGCAGGCCTGCAAATACTCACCCAGGGTGGCAATGCGATAGATGCGGCGATTGCTGCAAATGCCGCGATGACCGTTGTTTACCCATCCACCTGTTCGGTGGGCGGCGATGTTTTCATGCTCATCTGGCATGCCAAAACGCAGCGTTTGTACGCCTTAAATGGTAGTGGCCGCGCGCCCCAGGGTATGACTCCCGAATTGTTTGCCTCGAAAGGTATGAAGCAGATTCCTGAACGAGGTCCGCTCAGCATCAATGTTCCCGGAGCCGTCGATGGCTGGTTTGAGGCCATAGAGCGGTTTGGAACGCTCGCGCCCGAAACGATCTTTGCGCCCGCTATCGCATATGCTGAAGAAGGTATGCCGGTCACCAGTAAACTGAGTGGGTGGATTCGTTCGTCAGTTCCGCTTTTGAAACGATGGGAGGGCAGTGCGGCGATATTCCTGCCGGACAATCGACCGCCTCGCGCCGGAGAAATTTTGCGCCAGCCGCAGCTGGCTCGCACATATCGCATGATCGCCAAAGAGGGCCGGGATGCATTCTATCGCGGTCCGATTGCGCGCTCAATCACCGACTACCTGCAACGAAGTGGTGGGGTTCTGCGTATGGAAGATATGCAGGAGCATCATTCCGATTGGGTTGAAGCGATTTCAACGAACTACCGGGGCTATGATGTCTACGAGTTTCCACCAAACTCACAGGGCATCGCCGCCCTTGAAATGTTGAATATCATCGAAGGCTATGACCTGCAAGCGCTCGGCTATCAATCTGCTGAATATATTCATGTGTTGCTGGAAGCCAAAAAGCTAGCTTTTGCCGACCGCGACCGCTACGTTTCCGATCCTGATTTTGTCGAGGTGCCGGTCGAGCGGCTCCTGAGCAAGGAATATGCGGAGCAACAGCGCCGGCGCATCAATTCGCAGAAGGCAGCGCACAATGTTGCAGCAGGCCTTGAAAAAGAAGGCGATACGATGTATCTCTGTACGGCAGATAACGAGGGTAACGTCGTTTCACTGATTCAAAGCCTCTTCAACCGCTTCGGTAGTGGCATCGTCGGAGGTGATACCGGGGTGTTATTGCATAACCGGGGTGCCTACTTTTCGCTCGATCCGCGGCATGTCAATTACCTGCAGCCTGGCAAGCGTACAATGCATACGCTGACACCGGCGATGGTGCTGCGCAATGGAGTACCATATATGGCGCTTGGTTCGATGGGAGGGGACGCGCAGCCGCAAATACATGTACAGCTCCTCTCGGCAATGATTGATTTTGGCAAGAACGTACAGCAGGCGATAGCGGCCCCACGCTGGCGTAGTGGGGTAATGCCCATTGGTACAACACGCGCCCAGCAGGACCTGATACATTTTCAGCGCGGTGTAGATGGATATGATCAGCGAAGTGTGACTGAAGTGGTCATGCTTGAGAATCGTTTTCCGCGTGATGTGCCTTTCCTGCTTGATATCCTTGGTCATCGTACTATCGTTGAGGGAGCATGGGAGGATGACATGGGTCATGCGCAAGCCATCCGCATCGACCCTGTCACCCATGTGTTCGAAGGAGGTGCTGACCCTCGTTGTGATGGCCTCGCTCTTGGTTGGTAA
- a CDS encoding energy-coupling factor transporter ATPase, producing the protein MKDAIIITQHLSHIYASNMSNALQKAALVDINLEIERGSCVAIIGITGSGKSTLVQHFNGLLRPTSGKVLVNGVDINAKGVDLKRLRQRVGMLFQFPEAQLFERTVFADVAFGPQRMNLSRKEVRKRVTAALDMVGLPHREFGQRSPFELSGGQMRRAALAGVLAMSPSVLILDEPTVGLDASGRAEFYSYLRRIKEQQGVTIVLVSHDMAEVAMLANWLFVLHDGHLVMQDTPHSIFTQGEILHKWGLAAPPLNELLRLVRERGVPIPDTIFTLDEAFRWLKDKISEEDRHQAHRK; encoded by the coding sequence TTGAAAGATGCTATCATTATCACCCAGCATTTATCGCATATTTATGCATCAAATATGTCAAATGCCCTACAAAAAGCCGCCCTGGTCGATATTAACCTGGAAATTGAACGTGGAAGCTGCGTGGCGATTATCGGCATAACGGGATCAGGTAAATCAACGCTCGTGCAACATTTCAACGGTTTGCTGCGTCCCACTTCGGGTAAGGTGCTTGTTAATGGGGTGGATATTAACGCGAAGGGGGTAGACCTGAAAAGACTGCGGCAGCGTGTTGGCATGCTCTTTCAATTCCCCGAGGCGCAACTTTTCGAGCGCACAGTCTTCGCCGATGTCGCTTTTGGCCCGCAGAGGATGAATCTCTCGCGTAAAGAGGTACGCAAGCGGGTCACCGCCGCGCTGGACATGGTTGGACTACCACACCGCGAATTTGGGCAGCGCTCGCCATTCGAGTTGAGCGGCGGACAGATGCGGCGCGCGGCCCTGGCAGGAGTGCTTGCGATGTCCCCATCTGTCCTCATCCTCGACGAACCCACAGTTGGGCTTGATGCAAGCGGCCGGGCGGAGTTCTACTCCTACCTGCGGCGTATCAAAGAGCAACAGGGTGTTACTATCGTCCTGGTTTCGCACGATATGGCAGAAGTGGCAATGTTAGCGAACTGGCTCTTCGTCCTGCACGATGGCCACCTGGTCATGCAAGACACGCCACACAGCATCTTTACGCAAGGTGAAATTCTGCATAAATGGGGACTGGCCGCGCCACCACTGAACGAATTACTCAGATTAGTGCGCGAACGAGGAGTCCCAATTCCTGATACCATATTCACGCTTGACGAGGCTTTTCGCTGGCTGAAAGATAAAATCTCTGAAGAGGACAGGCACCAGGCGCATAGGAAATAA
- a CDS encoding energy-coupling factor transporter transmembrane component T encodes MIRNISLGIYFPGKSILHRLQARTKLLVIFWLVIFLTIANQREWHFAPYLVVGTLLVAAIALSSISFRVMWQRLWLLILLAFLGSIANIFFPSSSSNQVLYALGPVFIPYALLYWATVVYSLLMIAFLLLPFLPMLPARQLRKQRWFKRIRVLVILIEIIALAFFWFTRDASINSTLTVGPVNITYDGVWLEMSFFIVFLFLYAFSLLLTMTTTPVALVEGMSILLRPLRRLRLPVDDFALMTLIALRFIPTLTDETGQLIKAQAARGSDLTHGSLRQRIQSLAALFLPFIHATLRRASELATALDARGYQFDGQQTYLHEKSLSTTDYLVMGTVVLVTAATLFL; translated from the coding sequence ATGATAAGGAATATATCGCTGGGAATCTATTTTCCCGGCAAAAGCATCCTGCACCGGTTACAGGCCAGAACCAAATTGCTGGTCATATTCTGGCTGGTTATTTTCTTGACGATTGCGAACCAGCGCGAATGGCACTTCGCGCCTTACCTTGTTGTTGGAACGCTGCTGGTTGCCGCTATCGCTCTATCCAGCATCTCGTTTCGAGTAATGTGGCAGCGCCTGTGGCTTCTTATACTGCTCGCGTTTCTCGGCTCAATTGCCAACATTTTCTTTCCCTCAAGCAGCAGTAACCAGGTGCTTTACGCACTCGGTCCCGTCTTCATTCCCTACGCGCTGCTCTATTGGGCTACTGTCGTATACAGTCTGCTCATGATCGCGTTTCTGCTCTTACCTTTTCTTCCCATGCTACCTGCGAGACAATTGAGGAAACAACGCTGGTTCAAGCGCATCCGCGTACTGGTCATACTCATCGAGATAATCGCGCTGGCCTTTTTCTGGTTCACGCGCGACGCATCCATCAATAGCACGCTTACAGTCGGGCCTGTGAACATCACATATGATGGTGTATGGCTGGAAATGAGTTTCTTTATCGTCTTTCTCTTCCTCTACGCCTTCTCGCTACTCCTCACCATGACGACCACGCCGGTCGCGCTGGTCGAGGGAATGAGCATACTATTGAGGCCATTGCGCCGGTTGAGGCTGCCGGTCGATGATTTTGCCCTGATGACTTTGATTGCGCTGCGTTTTATTCCGACACTGACAGATGAGACTGGGCAACTGATAAAAGCGCAGGCGGCGCGAGGTTCGGACCTCACACATGGCTCGCTACGCCAACGTATACAAAGCCTGGCAGCTTTATTTTTACCGTTTATACACGCGACGCTACGGCGGGCCAGCGAACTCGCAACAGCATTAGATGCCCGCGGCTACCAGTTCGATGGACAGCAGACATACCTGCACGAAAAATCTTTGAGCACCACTGATTACCTGGTAATGGGAACAGTCGTACTGGTGACAGCCGCGACATTATTTTTGTAG
- a CDS encoding nuclear transport factor 2 family protein — MNQEQTEQEVAQLANTWASAELQGDTAFLEHLLAGDFIGVGPLGFLLTKQQWLARHQSGDMKYTAHTLDEIKVRAYNEAAIVIGRLTQQATYQGNPMNVQMRTTLVFAHQHGQWQLASLHFCNIGQPPSFARS; from the coding sequence ATGAATCAAGAGCAGACGGAACAAGAAGTGGCACAGCTGGCAAACACCTGGGCCAGTGCTGAATTACAGGGTGATACCGCGTTCCTGGAACATCTCCTGGCAGGTGATTTCATTGGGGTCGGGCCGCTGGGATTCTTACTGACGAAGCAGCAGTGGCTTGCGCGGCACCAGAGTGGGGACATGAAGTACACCGCTCACACCCTGGACGAGATCAAGGTACGTGCCTACAACGAGGCAGCTATCGTGATTGGCCGTCTTACCCAGCAAGCGACCTATCAGGGTAATCCCATGAACGTGCAGATGCGCACCACGCTGGTATTTGCACACCAACATGGGCAATGGCAGCTGGCCAGTCTGCACTTCTGCAATATTGGCCAGCCTCCGTCTTTCGCGCGATCCTGA
- a CDS encoding bifunctional UDP-sugar hydrolase/5'-nucleotidase, whose product MQSFIILHSNDIHGRVEGLARITTLVEKIRTENPDKPVLFIDAGDVEETASRLSNLTKGTAMHRLLSLAGCDVVTAGNGGIMRYGYQVLRDYSSAARYPLVLSNLRMPDGTPLPGAQLTALLQVGSLHLGVIGITADSIDGDSVYETYFGLRALPSVEVIRELAADLRQKGAGAVILLSHMGLDADRKLASELQEEIEIIIGAHSHHLLPEGERLGRVLIVQAGNYAEYLGRLDILWDDQQLVVQHVSVLPITDAIEPAPRILSETKVIEAEIEHYLDEVVGELSEPLDFATDRECGVANLMADMLREHMAADVAVITASVAFTGPLPPGSLRRGTLWDVCSSSANPGIVTMTGAQLKTVIERGLDLNLAKQTPRAFRGLARGLLHLSGASIHEGQLLVGSHPLELEREYRVAGSDWELESYGGYIDTDWHLRPRYDAPAILREALEPYLKKHSPIRVRMGRLG is encoded by the coding sequence ATGCAATCGTTTATTATTCTCCATTCAAACGATATTCATGGGCGGGTCGAGGGGTTGGCACGCATTACGACACTGGTTGAGAAGATTAGAACGGAAAATCCTGATAAACCTGTATTGTTTATCGATGCCGGTGATGTTGAAGAAACCGCTAGCAGGCTGAGTAACCTCACGAAAGGTACTGCCATGCATCGGCTATTGAGCCTGGCCGGCTGTGATGTTGTGACGGCCGGCAATGGTGGGATTATGCGCTATGGTTACCAGGTGCTGCGGGATTATTCCAGCGCAGCTCGCTATCCTCTGGTACTCTCGAATCTACGCATGCCGGATGGCACGCCGCTACCGGGTGCTCAGCTTACGGCTCTGTTACAGGTAGGCTCACTACACCTGGGCGTGATTGGCATCACAGCTGACTCAATTGATGGAGATAGCGTATATGAAACGTATTTCGGCCTGAGAGCTTTACCATCCGTTGAGGTCATTCGAGAGTTGGCAGCGGATCTTCGTCAAAAAGGTGCCGGTGCCGTAATCCTGCTTTCACATATGGGATTGGATGCAGACCGCAAGTTAGCATCAGAGCTTCAAGAAGAGATAGAGATCATCATTGGTGCGCACAGTCATCATCTTTTACCCGAAGGCGAGCGCCTCGGGCGGGTGCTGATTGTCCAGGCTGGTAATTACGCTGAATATCTTGGCCGATTGGACATACTCTGGGATGATCAGCAATTGGTAGTACAACACGTCAGTGTTCTTCCAATAACGGATGCGATAGAACCGGCACCGCGTATTCTGTCAGAAACGAAAGTGATTGAGGCCGAGATTGAGCATTATCTGGATGAGGTCGTGGGAGAACTGAGCGAACCACTCGATTTTGCTACCGACCGGGAATGTGGAGTAGCGAATCTGATGGCGGACATGCTTCGCGAGCATATGGCTGCTGACGTGGCTGTCATTACGGCCAGCGTAGCTTTTACCGGGCCGCTTCCGCCGGGGTCTCTGCGTCGTGGGACGCTATGGGATGTGTGTAGTTCTTCCGCGAATCCTGGCATAGTAACGATGACAGGCGCTCAGTTGAAAACGGTGATAGAACGAGGACTTGACCTGAATCTTGCTAAACAAACGCCACGGGCCTTTCGTGGCCTGGCTCGTGGCCTCCTTCATCTCAGCGGCGCCTCAATACACGAGGGGCAATTGCTTGTGGGTAGCCACCCTCTCGAACTCGAACGCGAGTATCGTGTTGCCGGAAGTGATTGGGAACTCGAGTCTTATGGAGGCTACATTGATACCGATTGGCATTTGCGTCCACGCTATGATGCGCCTGCTATCTTACGTGAGGCACTGGAGCCATATCTAAAGAAGCATAGCCCAATTCGCGTGCGGATGGGACGGTTAGGATAA
- a CDS encoding DUF2232 domain-containing protein has protein sequence MIEEVPEDEHITPADSHQAEQRASKRHRFQLSARRLTALEIAEGALLADIGVILQLTAIYLPVGGDILRLLIPIVFAIIVLRRGLYVGSMSFCVALFLVGVITGPANIILMLLEGLAGLFLGVTMKYRINQLVIVFLGTTSSAFLLYGLFVLIDLFSGIPLTDLIQSLHQAFNGFISFMNGVAYGVGLGSWWQHGLLPEVNMVAQLAFTYWWAGFYLLIWVTTLPVVIAVYYITNLFVRMLGYKVTPFPGGILEKLLNSWQRRSLKLIPKHSISRPGLARAYVRETRRQSMARYREKS, from the coding sequence TTGATTGAAGAGGTCCCGGAAGATGAACATATCACGCCAGCGGATAGCCACCAGGCAGAGCAACGAGCCAGCAAAAGGCACCGGTTCCAACTATCGGCCCGCAGATTGACCGCGCTCGAAATCGCGGAGGGAGCGTTACTGGCCGATATCGGAGTGATCTTGCAACTGACAGCCATCTACCTGCCCGTCGGCGGAGATATACTGCGATTGCTAATTCCCATCGTTTTCGCCATCATTGTGCTGCGCCGCGGTCTCTATGTTGGCAGTATGAGCTTCTGCGTTGCCCTTTTCCTGGTAGGAGTAATTACAGGCCCGGCCAATATTATTCTCATGCTGCTCGAAGGACTTGCCGGCCTCTTCCTGGGCGTCACGATGAAATATCGCATCAACCAGCTTGTCATCGTATTCCTGGGTACCACCAGCAGCGCATTTTTACTGTATGGCCTTTTCGTGCTGATCGACCTCTTCTCCGGCATTCCATTAACCGACCTCATCCAATCGCTACACCAGGCTTTCAACGGTTTTATCTCTTTTATGAATGGCGTCGCCTACGGAGTCGGACTGGGAAGCTGGTGGCAGCACGGGCTACTGCCAGAGGTTAACATGGTTGCACAGCTGGCTTTTACCTACTGGTGGGCAGGATTTTACCTGCTGATCTGGGTAACGACTTTGCCGGTCGTGATTGCTGTCTATTACATTACCAATCTTTTCGTGCGCATGCTTGGCTATAAGGTGACTCCTTTCCCGGGCGGCATACTGGAAAAGCTGCTCAACTCGTGGCAGCGTAGATCTCTCAAGCTCATTCCCAAACACAGCATCAGTAGGCCTGGATTGGCACGCGCATACGTCAGGGAGACACGACGACAGAGCATGGCAAGATATAGAGAAAAATCGTGA
- a CDS encoding mannose-1-phosphate guanylyltransferase, with translation MEHFNAVILAGGSGTRLWPLSTPSFPKQFLPLPNGNSMIQESLARVAPLITPEQAWVVTGRSMAELVHEHLPSVPRTHILGEPVGRSTAAAIGWAAATIERQDPQAIMAVLTADHMITKVDVFDSALQLAAKLAEQDYLVTLGIKPTAPETGYGYIRYAAQLTEGFDHQAFLGERFVEKPDLATARGYVQDGHYVWNSGMFIWKVERILAELRAHLPESMRKIDMIVEATGTPQERFVLDELWPSLQTISIDYGVMEKVKEFAVIPADIGWNDVGNWEQYGSLFPVNEWGVRGVGHHYELGSQNIFVYNETQRQVFTIGLEDVIVVEMADKTVICHKDSVQRVKELAESQKKNI, from the coding sequence ATGGAACATTTCAATGCCGTTATTCTGGCCGGCGGAAGTGGCACTCGCCTCTGGCCGCTCAGCACACCCAGCTTCCCTAAACAATTTTTACCGCTGCCCAATGGGAATAGTATGATTCAAGAGTCGCTGGCGCGGGTAGCGCCGCTTATCACGCCTGAGCAGGCCTGGGTAGTGACCGGACGCAGTATGGCTGAACTGGTGCATGAACATCTCCCCTCGGTTCCGCGCACCCATATTCTCGGTGAGCCGGTTGGTCGTAGTACCGCCGCCGCCATTGGATGGGCCGCCGCAACTATCGAGCGTCAGGACCCGCAGGCAATCATGGCCGTTTTAACGGCAGACCATATGATTACGAAAGTGGATGTATTCGACTCCGCGCTGCAACTCGCTGCTAAACTGGCAGAACAGGATTATCTTGTCACATTGGGAATCAAGCCCACTGCTCCTGAGACTGGTTATGGCTATATTCGTTATGCCGCTCAATTGACCGAAGGATTTGATCATCAGGCGTTTCTCGGCGAGCGCTTTGTCGAAAAACCAGACCTGGCAACCGCCCGTGGCTATGTGCAGGATGGTCATTATGTCTGGAACAGCGGTATGTTTATCTGGAAGGTTGAAAGAATCCTTGCCGAACTGCGCGCGCATCTCCCTGAGTCAATGCGAAAAATCGACATGATTGTGGAAGCCACAGGCACACCTCAAGAACGATTCGTTCTTGATGAACTGTGGCCTTCGTTGCAAACAATCTCCATTGATTATGGTGTGATGGAGAAGGTAAAAGAGTTTGCGGTGATTCCCGCCGATATTGGCTGGAATGATGTGGGCAACTGGGAACAGTATGGCTCGCTATTTCCGGTGAACGAATGGGGAGTGCGAGGCGTCGGGCATCATTACGAACTGGGAAGCCAAAACATCTTCGTCTATAACGAGACGCAACGCCAGGTTTTCACTATTGGACTGGAAGATGTGATCGTGGTCGAAATGGCCGATAAGACCGTCATTTGCCATAAAGATTCGGTACAGCGTGTGAAAGAATTGGCGGAAAGCCAGAAAAAGAATATATAG